CTGCCCAGCGCTATCTACGTCACCCCTGGGTTTCGCTGGTGGGACCGGCAACGGCGCTGGCGGACATCGGTTGAAGGCTCTCTTGGAAATACTGTTCGAGACTGGCGGTCATCACCGACAAGGGAGCTGCTCGCTGAAACCAGTATTCCCAAGCGGCGGCGCCTTGCCCAACTAACATCGCCAGACCATCCTGTGTGGGATACCCCAAGGCGGCGGCCCAACGGAGCAATTGCGTCGGGCGGGGCGTGTAAATCAGGTCGTACACCCAAGCGCCAGCGGGGAGTGTTTGCAGTTGCTCAGGGGTCAAAGGACTGGCAGCCACATCGGGCGTCATCCCTAGGGGTGTCGTATTCACCACTAAATCGGCGTGGGGGAGATAGACAGGCAAGTCAGACCAGGGGTGGAGTTGGGCGGGGGGCATGACGGGTTGCTGGGGCTGGCGACTAAACACGTGAATGGCTGTGCAACCTATCTGTTGTAATCCCCAAACCACGGCCCGCGCCGCCCCCCCGTAGCCCAACACGACAGCCATTTCCCCAGACCAGCCCGCCAGGGGTTGCACAAAACCCAGGCCGTCGGTATTCGCCCCACACCAGCCCGATGCCCCGCGATACAGGGTATTGACGGCGCCAATCGCCTGGGCCGCCGGTGTCAGGTCGGTCACATATTGCATCACCCGTTGTTTGTGGGGAATGGTAATGTTCAACCCCAGCCATTGGGTGTGCCACAGGGCCGATAGCACCTCCCCCAGATGGTCAGCCGGCACTGGCAGGGCTACATAGCAGGCATCCACCTGGGCATGGGCCAAAGCGGCATTGTGCATCAGGGGAGAAAGGGAGTGGTGGACAGGGTCGCCCAAAACGGCAAGTAAGCGGGTGTGGCCAGTGATCATTCCTGCTGAAAACGGGGGAACTATCGGTCATAATAGCGGTGAACGCCGGGGAGGGCCGGGGCATGCAAGCAGGAGAAAAACTAGCCGGGCGCTATGTCGTCGTGAAAACCTTGGGTTCAGGCGGATTTGGCACGACCTACTTGGCCCGCGATACCCAGCGACCAGGACAACCCGCCTGTGTCGTTAAACACCTCAAACCCGACAGCCAGGACGAATTTGTGGTCACCACTGCCCGCCGGTTGTTCAATAGCGAAGCCGAGATTTTGGAAAAATTGGGCAAGCACGACCAAATCCCCTCTCTGCTGGCCTATTTCGAGCAAGATGGCGAGTTCTACCTGGTGCAGGAGTTTATCGAGGGTCATCCCCTGAGTCAGGAAATGCAAAAGGGCGTGCCTTGGCCCCAGGAAAAAGTGGTGCGGCTGCTGGCTGATGTCCTGACCACCCTCGATTTTGTCCACCGCAATGGCGTCATCCACCGGGACATCAAACCGGATAATTTAATCCGCCGTAAATCCGATGGCAAGCTAGTGCTGATTGACTTTGGCGCCGTCAAACAAATCCGCGACCCCCAGGCGGCAGCCCAACAACGGACAGGGGCCACGGTCGCCATTGGCACAGTCGGGTATGCCCCCGCTGAACAGGCCCAAGGGAAACCCCAATTCGCCAGCGATATTTACAGCCTGGGAATTGTGGCCATTTGCGCGCTCACCGGCAAGCAACCCGACCAACTGGAGAGTGACCCCCAAACTGGCGAACTGGTCTGGCGACCAGGGGTGCAGGTGAGTCATGCCCTGGGAACCGTCCTTGACCGCATGGTACGCTACCACTACAGCAAACGCTACGCCAACGCCGGGGAAGTGCTGGCCGCCTTGCGCAGTTTTCATCTGTTGGACACCCCGCCGCCCCCAACCCGTGTCTCTACTGTCACAGCGGCGGCACCAGCACCCACAACCATCCGTCGTCCCTCGCCGCCAACCCAGGTGACGCCACCGCCCATCTTCCATAGCGTGGTTTGGAAATACGGAGCCATCACGGCGGTCGCACTAATCGTGATTGGCCTTCTGAGTATTCCGTTCCAGGCATTGGTCAGCCAGCGCATCCGGCGCGTCGAACCCAGCCCAGCCCCCACGACACCCGTCGCCACTCCCAATCCTGAGGCTCAACCCATTGCCCGCACGATGGAAATTGACTTGCCACCCAACAGCACCTTTCAGACAGAACGAGTCCTCCAGACAGCAGAAACCCACCTCTACACCTTCAAGGCGAACCCCAACCCCGGCAGCGCTCCCTTGGAACTGGTGTTGGCTTTAACCGCTAGCGATCCTCTGCTCACAGCCCATCTCATCTACCCCAACCAGCAAGCGCAAGAAAATATCCGCGAAGGTACCTATAAGCTATCCCTGCCAGGCGTGTACGGGATCAAAATTGCCGGTGGCCGAGGCTCCTATCAACTCCAACTGCGTCTGGTGGCGCCGACTCCCGAACCCAGTCCCACACCCGAAGCAGAAGAAGAACCAACCAATCCCGTACTACGCGGGCGCTGAAGGGGGGCATTTCGTGTCAGGATCAACACAGCAACCCTCTAAAACCATCATGAGTCAGGAGTCTCCCTTTCAAGTCGGTCAAACGGTGCGGGTCAAAGCTCCCGTCGTGGTGTACCATCATCCCCAGTACAAGGGCAAACCCTATAATCTCCAGGGGCAAGTTGGCACAGTGGTGGAAGTGATCAAAACCTGGCAAGGTCGTCCCCTGACAGCCAACCTGCCGATTGTGGTGCAATTTGACCCTAAATTCAAGGCGCACCTCCAAGTGGAAGAATTGGAACCAGTCCCAGCCGATGGAGCGGACTAGCGACGCAAACAAAGGGCGGCCATTGCCCAGCCATAGCGACATACTCCCGCAACGGTGATGACAAAGCGCTGGGTAAGTTTGGATGTCTTCCGGGGCATGACCATGGCGGCCATGGTTCTCGTCAATAACCCCGGTGACTGGAACTACGTCTTGCCACCCCTCCGGCACGCCGCCTGGCATGGGTGTACGCCTACCGATTGCATTTTTCCCTTTTTCTTATTCATCATGGGGGTTGCTATCCCGTTGACCCGCCGGTTAACCCCTCAGCGCATCCTGCGGCGCACTGGCATTTTGATAGGGTTGGGATTACTACTAAACGGCTTTCCCACCTACGACTGGTCACGGCTACGCCTGTTAGGTGTCCTGCAACGGATTGGCCTGTGTTACCTAGGCGCCACGGTGGTGTACCAATGGACCCCGACCTGGCAACGTCGCGCCATTATGGTTAGCCTGTTGGTGGGTCATGCGCTGTTATTGACAGCCGTACCTGTACCTGGCGGTGGCATTGACCCGCTCACACCAACCGGAAATTGGGGCGCGTGGCTTGACCGCCAGATTTTTAGCCCACAGCATCTCTACCCCTTGGCTCCCTTTTTTGGTCAGGGCGACCCCGAAAGCCTGCTGGGGACGTTGCCGGCGCTGGTCACAGTGTTGTTAGGGCTGGAAGCCGGTCTCTGGCTGCAACGGGGCGGCTCCACGTCGAGCCTCGCGCTGGGGGGATTGAGCTTGCTGGTGCTGGGTTATGGCTGGGGGACGGTGTTGCCCTGGAACAAACCCCTGTGGACTGGTTCCTACGTGTTGTGGACGGGGGGGTGGGCCTGCCTCATCCTAGCTGGGTTATACGCCTGGGTCGAGGAACGCGGGCGACAGGGCTGGTGTTGGCCATGGGTCGTTTTGGGACGCAATGCCCTCGTGTTGTTTGTTGGAGCCGGTCTGCTAGGGCGGAGCCTGCGTTTTTATCGGGTCGGCGAAACGCCTCTGGTCACCTGGCTGTTTGAACAGGCTTTCTTGCCCTGGCTAGGGCCATGGTGGGGGTCGCTCGGGTTTGCCCTGGCGATGGTCGCGTTATGGTGGGTCGCCCTCTACGGCCTCGACCGCTGGGGCATCTGGCTGCGAGTCTAGTCACTCCTTGACTTCCTTGCGCAAATGGGGCGGCAGCTTGCTCGGTTCCGGCACAATCCACAGGTAAATCGTCCGCCCATCAACTTGCTGCACCTTATCCGGCTGCCATTCCCCCATATCAAAGGCGTGGGAGACAATTCGCGTTCCCGGTCGCAACCGTAACAACTTGGGACGCAGGCGTAAATTGACGCTCGGCAGCAAGTACATCGTAATTACAGTATATTTGCTCAAATCTGCGTCGAACAAGTTTTGCTGGATAATTTCGGCCCGGTCAGCGATACCAGCAGCTTCGATATTGCGGCGACTTTCGGCCACCAGGGCAGGGTCAATCTCGATGCCGACTGCTCTTTTTACCCCATGATCTTTGACAGCGCTGATGACAATGCGTCCATCACCGCTCCCCAAATCCACCAGCACGTCCTCACTATTGACATTTGCCAGTTTGAGCATGGCATCCACGACCGGTTGGGGCGTGGGGACGTAGGGAACGTCTTTAGCGACAAACTCAGTGACCTCGGATGGGGCTACTTCCGCTGGAGCCGGTGGGTCGGGCAAGGCCCGCAACGGCAGAACCACCCAGGGAACCATAGCCGCCACCCCCAGACCAATGCCGGTCAGCCAAAGCATAGATGTACGCGCCATCGGATACCACCTCCACACAAACGTCGTTGACCACATTACGCATGAACCGGGCAGAGAGGATTTAGGTCGATTTGGGCAGGAAACTGAACGGCAAGCCCACCGCCAGCACCCCCACCCCCACCAGCGCGCCAATGCCGGTGTAGGCCAGACTGGCGTAGAGCAGGTAGCCACAGGTGGCGCAAAACAGCAGCGGTGTCAGGGGATAGCCCGGCACTCGAAACGGTCGCACCCGGTCTGGTTCCCGCCATCGCAAACCGATGAGCGCTACGCCCGTCAACAGCATGAACAGCCAGAACACCGGCGCCGTGTAATCCACCATCGTGGCAAACCCCTTGCGGGTCACCGTCCCCAAGCCTACCAAAGCGAGACATACCACCCCTTGGAAAGCTAATGCAGCGACGGGCGAATCCCAGCGTTGGTTCCAGACGCCCAATCCCCGGAACAGGGAAAAATCCTGGCCCAGCGCGTAATTGGTGCGGGCGCCAGTGATCATGGTTCCTTGGATGGCTCCCAGCGCCGACAGGGCAATTAACCCGCTTGTCAAGGCCACCCCTGCCGGTCCAAACGTCTGGCGCATCAGTTCCGCTGCCACCGCTTGCGACGCCGCCATCCCGTTGAGACCCAACCCCCGCAGGTAGGCCCAATTCACCAGCAGGTATAACACTGTCACTAGGCCGATACCCCCTAGCAACACCCGTGGCATCGTTCGACGCACATGCCGCAACTCCGCTGAAATGTAGGCCGCCTCATTCCACCCACCGTAGGTAAACAAGACGAAAATCAAGGCCAGTCCCAGGTTAAACGTGGTCGTTGACGGTGTTGACTCAGACATGACACCCACAGCCCGCCAACCAGCCACCACCACCAGCAACAACCCTAGCACCTTGGCCCCACTCAACCCCGCCTGTAGCCATTTGGCCGGTTTCACCCCCAACCAGTTACAGCCGGTCAACAGGAGCACTACCGCCGCTGCATACCACGACGCGCTATAGTCCCCCAACCGCCACAACTGGCTGCAATAGTCGCCAAAGACAAAGGCTAGGAGCGCAATCGAACCCGACTGGATAACTGTCATGCGCGCCCAGCCAAACAAAAAGGCCAGTCGTGAGCCAAACATGCGGTCGAGATAGTGATAGACGCCGCCAGGATGGGGGTAGGCTGCGCCCAACTCCGCAAAACACAACCCACCCACCAACGATAGAAAACCACCCAACAACCACACTCCCAGCATCTGCCAGCCGCTGGTCAGATTGGCTGCGACCCACACCGGCGTTTCAAAGATACCCACACCGACAACAATGCCGACAATCAGCGCAATGCCATCCCAGGTCGTCAATTGGGGCCGCAGTGGGGTCGGTGCATTCATTCCCACCGCAGGACGAGTCGGGCTATCCGGTAGGGTCATGATTTAGTAACAAAAACGACGCAAAAGCTATCCGCTACGATAAGCGAGCCACTGTCTATTTGACAAGGCGCAATCCGTCTCTAGAACCGGTCAGGATCGAGATTTTGCTCAAAATGTTCCCGTTTCAGATAAATCGGAATAAACCGGTGGAGCGCAACCGTCTCCAACAGTACGAGAATTTGGGGTTGCGGCGCGACTAGAAACACCTGGCCCCCCAGCGCCTGTACTTGTTTACTGCAACTGACCAGCGCCCCCAGGCCCCTGCTGTCCATGAAATCCACCGCGCTGAGGTTAATCCCAACAACCTTGCTCTGGCCGCCCAGGCAATCCAAACACTGTTTCTTAAACGTTTCCGCCGTTGAGGTATCCAGACGGGTCAAGGGAATGTCTATTGGTTGCGGCGGCTGGCCGAATGATTCTCGGACCATCGGCGTAAATAAGATGCGCTCCATATGCTCCTTGGGACTAGCGCTCTAGTCAAAACGATAGTGCTTGCGAACGGGTTGGGTAATTTTCCACGTACATTGCAGACCTTTGGGAAAAACCACCAAATCACCGGCGCGCACAGTTACCGGTTCCCCATTCACCGGCGTTACCGTCACCTCTCCCGCCAGGAAATAACAGGTTTCTTGGGTTGTGTACGTCCATGGGAACTCTGACACTTCTTTTTCCCAAATCGGCCAGTTTTTAACGCCCAGCGCCTCCTGTTCAGCCGTGGCAATTTGACGTTTAATTTGAATCCCCTCTTTTGTCGTCAGACCTTCCATTACCCTTATTCTCACCTCCTCCCCGCGCTTGACACGTTTGACGTTTGAAAATACGTTAACACAAGACCAGGGGAGCAAGCCTGCCGCTTCAACAAAATTCAACATTCGCGAGGTTCATCAACTCTCAAAGTGGTCAACGACTTGGGCAAATGCTCGTGTGTCAATCCAAATGTCAGCATCGTAACTGCCGTTTTGACTAGTTGGGTACCAGTAGTAGTAATCCAAACCCACCTGATTGGCCAATATCCAGTAACAATCGCGCCGAGGTACATCGGGAAAAATCTCCAGAACTCGCCCACCCGGTTCACACCAGGCGATATTCGTTAAACCGGCCCCGTGCAAGCCGATAACATATTTTGCATTTCGGAATAAACTAATTTGCTCCGAGAAACTTAGATCTTCCAAGCAGTAAGCTGTATATCCGCGGCGAGTCAAATAGTCTAAAACTTGGTCTTCATTAGCAATTTTTCGCCTTTTGGCTTTTCTACGACTAATGTAAAT
This DNA window, taken from Gloeomargarita sp. SKYB120, encodes the following:
- a CDS encoding serine/threonine protein kinase, whose product is MQAGEKLAGRYVVVKTLGSGGFGTTYLARDTQRPGQPACVVKHLKPDSQDEFVVTTARRLFNSEAEILEKLGKHDQIPSLLAYFEQDGEFYLVQEFIEGHPLSQEMQKGVPWPQEKVVRLLADVLTTLDFVHRNGVIHRDIKPDNLIRRKSDGKLVLIDFGAVKQIRDPQAAAQQRTGATVAIGTVGYAPAEQAQGKPQFASDIYSLGIVAICALTGKQPDQLESDPQTGELVWRPGVQVSHALGTVLDRMVRYHYSKRYANAGEVLAALRSFHLLDTPPPPTRVSTVTAAAPAPTTIRRPSPPTQVTPPPIFHSVVWKYGAITAVALIVIGLLSIPFQALVSQRIRRVEPSPAPTTPVATPNPEAQPIARTMEIDLPPNSTFQTERVLQTAETHLYTFKANPNPGSAPLELVLALTASDPLLTAHLIYPNQQAQENIREGTYKLSLPGVYGIKIAGGRGSYQLQLRLVAPTPEPSPTPEAEEEPTNPVLRGR
- a CDS encoding amino acid permease, giving the protein MNAPTPLRPQLTTWDGIALIVGIVVGVGIFETPVWVAANLTSGWQMLGVWLLGGFLSLVGGLCFAELGAAYPHPGGVYHYLDRMFGSRLAFLFGWARMTVIQSGSIALLAFVFGDYCSQLWRLGDYSASWYAAAVVLLLTGCNWLGVKPAKWLQAGLSGAKVLGLLLVVVAGWRAVGVMSESTPSTTTFNLGLALIFVLFTYGGWNEAAYISAELRHVRRTMPRVLLGGIGLVTVLYLLVNWAYLRGLGLNGMAASQAVAAELMRQTFGPAGVALTSGLIALSALGAIQGTMITGARTNYALGQDFSLFRGLGVWNQRWDSPVAALAFQGVVCLALVGLGTVTRKGFATMVDYTAPVFWLFMLLTGVALIGLRWREPDRVRPFRVPGYPLTPLLFCATCGYLLYASLAYTGIGALVGVGVLAVGLPFSFLPKST
- a CDS encoding ferredoxin-thioredoxin reductase variable chain, producing the protein MSQESPFQVGQTVRVKAPVVVYHHPQYKGKPYNLQGQVGTVVEVIKTWQGRPLTANLPIVVQFDPKFKAHLQVEELEPVPADGAD
- a CDS encoding heparan-alpha-glucosaminide N-acetyltransferase domain-containing protein, with protein sequence MTKRWVSLDVFRGMTMAAMVLVNNPGDWNYVLPPLRHAAWHGCTPTDCIFPFFLFIMGVAIPLTRRLTPQRILRRTGILIGLGLLLNGFPTYDWSRLRLLGVLQRIGLCYLGATVVYQWTPTWQRRAIMVSLLVGHALLLTAVPVPGGGIDPLTPTGNWGAWLDRQIFSPQHLYPLAPFFGQGDPESLLGTLPALVTVLLGLEAGLWLQRGGSTSSLALGGLSLLVLGYGWGTVLPWNKPLWTGSYVLWTGGWACLILAGLYAWVEERGRQGWCWPWVVLGRNALVLFVGAGLLGRSLRFYRVGETPLVTWLFEQAFLPWLGPWWGSLGFALAMVALWWVALYGLDRWGIWLRV
- a CDS encoding STAS domain-containing protein; translated protein: MERILFTPMVRESFGQPPQPIDIPLTRLDTSTAETFKKQCLDCLGGQSKVVGINLSAVDFMDSRGLGALVSCSKQVQALGGQVFLVAPQPQILVLLETVALHRFIPIYLKREHFEQNLDPDRF
- a CDS encoding shikimate dehydrogenase, producing the protein MITGHTRLLAVLGDPVHHSLSPLMHNAALAHAQVDACYVALPVPADHLGEVLSALWHTQWLGLNITIPHKQRVMQYVTDLTPAAQAIGAVNTLYRGASGWCGANTDGLGFVQPLAGWSGEMAVVLGYGGAARAVVWGLQQIGCTAIHVFSRQPQQPVMPPAQLHPWSDLPVYLPHADLVVNTTPLGMTPDVAASPLTPEQLQTLPAGAWVYDLIYTPRPTQLLRWAAALGYPTQDGLAMLVGQGAAAWEYWFQRAAPLSVMTASLEQYFQESLQPMSASAVAGPTSETQG
- a CDS encoding 50S ribosomal protein L11 methyltransferase, which produces MARTSMLWLTGIGLGVAAMVPWVVLPLRALPDPPAPAEVAPSEVTEFVAKDVPYVPTPQPVVDAMLKLANVNSEDVLVDLGSGDGRIVISAVKDHGVKRAVGIEIDPALVAESRRNIEAAGIADRAEIIQQNLFDADLSKYTVITMYLLPSVNLRLRPKLLRLRPGTRIVSHAFDMGEWQPDKVQQVDGRTIYLWIVPEPSKLPPHLRKEVKE
- a CDS encoding cupin domain-containing protein: MLNFVEAAGLLPWSCVNVFSNVKRVKRGEEVRIRVMEGLTTKEGIQIKRQIATAEQEALGVKNWPIWEKEVSEFPWTYTTQETCYFLAGEVTVTPVNGEPVTVRAGDLVVFPKGLQCTWKITQPVRKHYRFD